From the Clavibacter phaseoli genome, one window contains:
- a CDS encoding heavy metal translocating P-type ATPase — protein sequence MTDPASGSAPVTGPVAAPPEDGVVLTRVDLDVQGMTCASCAMRIERKLGRMPGVEAAVNYATHRARVQLPEGTSVEDAIRTIERTGYRASERAGWGSGAADVASAPAPAASASAGRAPVAVEAPRVRPAASDAGAADPASAASPEPAAAPAARDAVAARRPDAEELALRQRLVVSAALTVPVFLMAMIPALQFDDWQWLSLALAAPVAVWGAWPFHRSAAVSARHGGVGMDTLVSIGVAAAFLWSLYALFLGDAGEPGMRMTMSLVSEPGGGSGDVYLEVAAAVTVFLLGGRYLEARAARASGAALAALLDLAAKDVAVVRDGVERRIPIRELRVDEEFVVRPGERIATDGVVVDGSSAVDRSLLTGESLPVEVGPGDDVTGATLNAGGRLLVRATRVGEETRLARMAALVEEAQTGKARIQRLADRVSAVFVPVVLVLAVGTLVGWLLLGFPPEAAFTAAVATLIIACPCALGLATPTALLVGTGRGAQLGILITGPEVLESTRRIDTVLLDKTGTVTTGVMSLVRAVPAAGIDADELVRVAAALEARSEHPVARAVVEAAGAGSPSAVEGFVATAGLGVHGVVDGRAVAVGRPSWLAERWAAEPDATLAAALRDAEAEGSTAVAVAWDGAVRGILAVADTVKPTSTEAVRRIRALGLRPVLLTGDTAGAAHRVAAEVGIDEVIAGVLPEGKLEAVRRLQAEGRVVAMVGDGVNDAAALAQADLGIAMGTGTDAAIEAGDITIVRGDLVLVADAVRLARRTLGTIRGNLFWAFAYNAAAIPVAMLGLLNPLVAGLAMALSSVFVVTNSLRLRRFR from the coding sequence GTGACCGACCCCGCATCCGGATCCGCGCCCGTCACGGGACCCGTCGCCGCCCCGCCCGAGGACGGCGTCGTGCTCACGCGCGTCGACCTCGACGTGCAGGGCATGACGTGCGCATCGTGCGCGATGCGCATCGAGCGGAAGCTCGGCCGGATGCCCGGGGTCGAGGCGGCCGTCAACTACGCCACGCACCGGGCGCGCGTGCAGCTGCCCGAGGGCACGAGCGTCGAGGACGCGATCCGCACCATCGAGCGGACGGGGTACCGCGCGTCCGAGCGCGCCGGTTGGGGGAGCGGGGCGGCGGACGTCGCGTCCGCTCCTGCTCCGGCCGCATCCGCATCCGCGGGGCGCGCGCCCGTCGCGGTCGAGGCCCCGCGCGTCCGGCCGGCCGCGTCCGACGCCGGCGCGGCGGATCCGGCATCCGCCGCCTCGCCCGAGCCCGCGGCGGCGCCCGCCGCCCGTGACGCCGTCGCGGCCCGCCGCCCCGACGCCGAGGAGCTCGCGCTGCGCCAGCGCCTCGTCGTCTCCGCGGCCCTCACCGTCCCCGTCTTCCTCATGGCGATGATCCCGGCGCTCCAGTTCGACGATTGGCAATGGCTGTCCCTCGCGCTCGCCGCGCCCGTCGCGGTGTGGGGCGCGTGGCCGTTCCACCGGTCCGCGGCCGTCAGCGCGCGCCACGGCGGCGTCGGCATGGACACGCTCGTGAGCATCGGCGTCGCGGCCGCCTTCCTGTGGTCCCTGTACGCGCTCTTCCTCGGCGACGCGGGCGAGCCCGGCATGCGCATGACCATGAGCCTCGTCTCGGAGCCCGGCGGCGGATCCGGCGACGTCTACCTCGAGGTCGCCGCGGCCGTCACGGTCTTCCTCCTGGGCGGCCGCTACCTGGAGGCGCGGGCCGCCCGCGCGTCCGGCGCCGCCCTCGCGGCGCTCCTCGACCTCGCCGCCAAGGACGTGGCCGTCGTGCGCGACGGCGTCGAGCGGCGGATCCCCATCCGCGAGCTGCGCGTCGACGAGGAGTTCGTCGTGCGGCCGGGCGAGCGCATCGCGACCGACGGCGTGGTCGTCGACGGGTCCAGCGCCGTCGACCGCTCGCTCCTCACGGGGGAGTCGCTGCCCGTGGAGGTCGGCCCCGGCGACGACGTCACGGGCGCCACCCTCAACGCCGGCGGCCGCCTGCTCGTGCGCGCCACGCGCGTGGGGGAGGAGACCCGGCTCGCCCGCATGGCCGCGCTCGTGGAGGAGGCGCAGACCGGCAAGGCCCGGATCCAGCGCCTGGCCGACCGCGTCTCGGCCGTCTTCGTGCCCGTGGTGCTCGTGCTCGCCGTCGGCACGCTCGTCGGCTGGCTGCTGCTCGGCTTCCCGCCCGAAGCCGCGTTCACCGCGGCCGTCGCCACCCTGATCATCGCGTGCCCGTGCGCCCTCGGCCTCGCGACGCCGACCGCGCTCCTCGTGGGCACGGGCCGGGGCGCGCAGCTCGGGATCCTCATCACCGGACCCGAGGTGCTCGAGTCCACCCGGCGCATCGACACCGTGCTGCTCGACAAGACCGGCACCGTCACGACGGGCGTCATGTCGCTCGTGCGGGCCGTGCCCGCGGCGGGGATCGACGCCGACGAGCTCGTGCGCGTCGCCGCCGCGCTCGAGGCGCGGTCGGAGCACCCGGTCGCGCGCGCCGTCGTCGAGGCGGCGGGCGCCGGATCCCCGTCGGCCGTCGAGGGCTTCGTCGCCACCGCGGGCCTCGGCGTGCACGGCGTCGTCGACGGCCGCGCGGTCGCCGTCGGCCGGCCGTCGTGGCTCGCGGAGCGGTGGGCCGCCGAGCCCGACGCGACGCTCGCTGCGGCGCTGCGGGACGCCGAGGCGGAGGGATCCACCGCCGTCGCGGTCGCGTGGGACGGCGCCGTCCGCGGGATCCTCGCCGTCGCCGACACCGTCAAGCCCACGAGCACGGAGGCCGTCCGCCGGATCCGCGCCCTCGGCCTCCGCCCCGTCCTCCTCACGGGCGACACGGCGGGCGCCGCGCACCGCGTCGCCGCGGAGGTCGGCATCGACGAGGTCATCGCGGGCGTCCTCCCCGAGGGCAAGCTCGAGGCGGTCCGCCGCCTGCAGGCCGAGGGCCGCGTGGTCGCGATGGTCGGCGACGGCGTGAACGACGCCGCCGCGCTCGCGCAAGCCGATCTCGGGATCGCGATGGGCACGGGCACCGACGCGGCCATCGAGGCGGGCGACATCACGATCGTCCGCGGCGACCTCGTGCTCGTGGCCGACGCCGTGCGGCTCGCGCGGCGCACGCTCGGCACGATCCGCGGCAACCTGTTCTGGGCCTTCGCCTACAACGCCGCCGCGATCCCCGTCGCCATGCTGGGGCTGCTCAACCCGCTCGTCGCCGGGCTCGCCATGGCGCTGTCGTCGGTCTTCGTCGTCACGAACAGCCTGCGCCTCCGCCGCTTCCGCTAG
- a CDS encoding phosphomannomutase/phosphoglucomutase, translating into MTTTAAETLTAIVKTYDVRGLVGSQLTEELVTALGAGFVDELGAAGSEIVVGHDMRDSSPSFAQAFARGATARGGNVLLIGLCSTDETYFASGSLDAPAVMFTASHNPATYNGLKFSRAGAQGISLDTGLGAIRDRAIGFLEGGIAPVEPAGEVRERDVLADYAGYLRQLVDLSGIRPLRVVVDAGNGMGGMTVPAVLGTAAGLPELPIEIIPLYFELDGTFPNHEANPLEPANLVDLQKAVVEHGADLGLAFDGDADRCFVVDEKGQAVTPSAVAAIVALREISRVKAQSPDEDVTVLHNLITSRIVPETIEAAGATAVRTRVGHSLIKDQMAATGAVFGGEHSAHYYFRDFWGADNGMLAAMHLLAEFGQTDGLMSDLSARYTPYALSGEINSTVDDVPAAYERIVEAFRGRGEFDELDGLTVDGPVGDDGAFWWFSVRPSNTEPLLRLNVEASTEERMAALRDELLGLIRGA; encoded by the coding sequence ATGACGACGACTGCCGCCGAGACGCTGACCGCCATCGTGAAGACCTACGACGTGCGAGGTCTCGTCGGTAGCCAACTGACCGAGGAGCTGGTCACGGCCCTCGGCGCCGGCTTCGTCGACGAGCTCGGAGCCGCCGGGAGCGAGATCGTGGTCGGGCATGACATGCGCGACTCCTCGCCGTCCTTCGCCCAGGCGTTCGCGCGCGGCGCGACGGCCCGCGGCGGCAACGTCCTCCTCATCGGTCTCTGCTCCACCGACGAGACCTACTTCGCGTCCGGATCCCTCGACGCCCCCGCGGTCATGTTCACCGCGAGCCACAACCCGGCCACCTACAACGGCCTCAAGTTCTCCCGCGCGGGCGCGCAGGGCATCAGCCTGGACACGGGCCTCGGCGCCATCCGCGACCGCGCCATCGGCTTCCTCGAGGGCGGGATCGCACCCGTCGAGCCCGCGGGCGAGGTGCGCGAGCGCGACGTGCTCGCCGACTACGCCGGCTACCTCCGTCAGCTCGTCGACCTGTCCGGGATCCGCCCGCTGCGCGTCGTCGTCGACGCCGGCAACGGCATGGGCGGCATGACCGTGCCCGCCGTGCTCGGCACCGCGGCCGGCCTGCCCGAGCTGCCCATCGAGATCATCCCGCTCTACTTCGAGCTCGACGGCACGTTCCCGAACCACGAGGCGAACCCGCTGGAGCCGGCCAACCTGGTCGACCTGCAGAAGGCGGTCGTCGAGCACGGCGCCGACCTCGGCCTCGCCTTCGACGGCGACGCGGACCGCTGCTTCGTGGTGGACGAGAAGGGCCAGGCGGTCACGCCCAGCGCCGTCGCCGCCATCGTCGCCCTCCGCGAGATCTCGCGCGTGAAGGCCCAGTCGCCCGACGAGGACGTCACGGTCCTGCACAACCTCATCACCTCGCGCATCGTGCCCGAGACCATCGAGGCGGCGGGCGCCACGGCCGTCCGCACGCGCGTCGGCCACTCGCTCATCAAGGACCAGATGGCCGCCACGGGCGCCGTCTTCGGCGGCGAGCACTCCGCGCACTACTACTTCCGCGACTTCTGGGGCGCCGACAACGGCATGCTCGCCGCGATGCACCTGCTCGCCGAGTTCGGCCAGACCGACGGCCTCATGTCCGACCTCTCCGCGCGCTACACGCCGTACGCGCTGTCGGGCGAGATCAACAGCACGGTCGACGACGTGCCCGCCGCCTACGAGCGCATCGTCGAGGCCTTCCGCGGCCGCGGCGAGTTCGACGAGCTCGACGGCCTCACGGTCGACGGCCCGGTCGGCGACGACGGCGCGTTCTGGTGGTTCAGCGTCCGCCCGTCGAACACCGAGCCGCTGCTGCGCCTGAACGTCGAGGCGTCGACCGAGGAGCGCATGGCCGCCCTCCGCGACGAGCTCCTGGGGCTGATCCGCGGGGCCTGA
- a CDS encoding heavy-metal-associated domain-containing protein codes for MTTTTFPVTGMTCAHCVASVTEEVGELPGVASVAVDLVVGGASTVTVESDGPLDPAAVRAAVDEAGYVAEV; via the coding sequence ATGACCACCACGACCTTCCCCGTCACCGGCATGACCTGCGCGCACTGCGTCGCGAGCGTCACCGAGGAGGTCGGCGAGCTGCCCGGCGTCGCGTCCGTCGCCGTCGACCTCGTCGTGGGCGGCGCGTCCACCGTCACCGTGGAGAGCGACGGCCCGCTCGACCCCGCGGCCGTCCGCGCCGCCGTCGACGAGGCCGGCTACGTCGCGGAGGTCTGA
- a CDS encoding glycosyltransferase family 2 protein, producing MQPRVTAILVAHEGAPFLDRTLAAIAAQTRRPDQVVVVDLGSRDGSAALLAASDPTRMVQAPARMTFGQAVDQAVRVIPAPEGDHELLWLLSADNAPAPDALERLLAAVEASPSVAVAGPKLMEWDHPGYIHEMGTTLTTLGAAVPIVDVELDQAQYDEMSDVLGVAAGGMLVRHRLWDELGGFDDALPAIDDALDLCVRARLAGHRVVVVPAARVASAGDAGPGTAFLGKRTPRRRRRRLRRQAQLHRRLAYAPAAAVPFHWLSLVPLAILRALLQMLRKRPTAAPGEIGAAVRVAVAPGRIRASRRRLAAARTAPWSSIASLRQPLAVGRRRRSLAREQYRVEHMGVSDGVEFLATGGGWTVLAALLLSAVMWLPRLTGTALVGGQLLPLGPSAGALWAQVGIGVRGSGAGPVAPSDPFAYVLAVLGSVTAWEPSLAVLGLFVAALPLAALAAWLCAAQLTRNAWLRALAALVWTLAPTLLIALGEGRLPAVLAHLLLPWLALAVLRAPRSWSASAVAGILMAAVGASAPSLVPAVLMLWLVATVRAGRRAGRLATIPVPLVALVAPLVVYRVMQGQPLALAADPAVPAGFTPADVPGLALGFPTSGLGGWSAFVESLGATLPAAVPLVVVAVLVAPLVLGAIAALFLRGSHRAALALGVTVLGFATAVLAARTVVQSTGSDVVAVWPGSGLSLLWLGLAGALVLGFATLGRRSVVPGLVAAVTLVVLALPLVSAAVAGSTAVRATTDTSLPGLVVAEAATDPAVGTLVLRAGDDGSLSADVERGAGRTLEQVSTVDSTIGPLSDTQTRVAELAGNVSSRSGLDATEDLQGLGISYVLLETPSGDAETVVHDRARAALDDDPVFTAVGQTEAGLLWRFVGSDDLVAQVAGPGNLDDPGRAGVLAAQALVFALTLLLAIPTGGLAARSRPLPAYREPVAAGDARPADAVEPRPAHDDRGTPAYLDEPTGQAVEAAPFGDIPQAGERRAGDDGERDDAAPAPAADRDDDRARGADDDDRRRTDGHA from the coding sequence ATGCAGCCACGAGTAACCGCGATCCTCGTCGCCCACGAGGGCGCGCCGTTCCTCGACCGGACCCTGGCGGCCATCGCCGCGCAGACCCGGCGGCCCGACCAGGTCGTCGTGGTCGACCTCGGCTCGCGTGACGGATCCGCCGCCCTCCTCGCCGCGTCCGACCCGACGCGCATGGTGCAGGCCCCCGCGCGCATGACCTTCGGGCAGGCCGTCGACCAGGCCGTCCGCGTGATCCCCGCGCCCGAGGGCGACCACGAGCTGCTCTGGCTGCTCTCGGCCGACAACGCGCCCGCGCCCGACGCGCTCGAGCGCCTGCTCGCCGCCGTCGAGGCCTCGCCGAGCGTCGCGGTCGCCGGCCCGAAGCTCATGGAGTGGGACCACCCGGGCTACATCCACGAGATGGGGACCACGCTCACGACCCTGGGCGCGGCCGTGCCGATCGTCGACGTCGAGCTCGACCAGGCGCAGTACGACGAGATGAGCGACGTCCTCGGCGTCGCCGCGGGCGGCATGCTGGTGCGCCACCGCCTCTGGGACGAGCTGGGCGGCTTCGACGACGCGCTCCCCGCCATCGACGACGCGCTCGACCTCTGCGTCCGCGCCCGCCTCGCCGGCCACCGCGTCGTGGTCGTCCCCGCCGCCCGCGTCGCCTCCGCGGGCGACGCGGGCCCCGGCACCGCCTTCCTCGGGAAGCGCACGCCGCGCCGTCGCCGCCGTCGACTGCGCCGGCAGGCCCAGCTGCACCGCCGCCTCGCCTACGCGCCGGCGGCCGCCGTCCCGTTCCACTGGCTCTCGCTCGTGCCCCTCGCCATCCTGCGCGCGCTGCTCCAGATGCTCCGCAAGCGCCCGACGGCCGCTCCCGGGGAGATCGGCGCCGCGGTGCGCGTGGCCGTGGCGCCCGGGCGGATCCGCGCCAGCCGTCGCCGGCTCGCCGCGGCCCGGACGGCGCCGTGGTCGAGCATCGCCTCCCTCCGCCAGCCGCTCGCGGTCGGCCGTCGCCGGCGGTCGCTGGCCCGCGAGCAGTACCGCGTCGAGCACATGGGCGTCTCCGACGGCGTGGAGTTCCTCGCCACCGGCGGCGGCTGGACCGTGCTCGCCGCGCTCCTCCTCTCCGCCGTCATGTGGCTGCCGCGGCTCACCGGCACCGCCCTCGTCGGCGGCCAGCTGCTGCCGCTCGGCCCGAGCGCCGGCGCGCTGTGGGCGCAGGTCGGCATCGGCGTGCGCGGATCCGGCGCCGGACCCGTCGCCCCCTCCGACCCATTCGCCTACGTGCTCGCCGTGCTCGGCAGCGTCACCGCGTGGGAGCCGTCGCTCGCGGTGCTCGGCCTGTTCGTGGCCGCCCTGCCGCTCGCGGCCCTCGCCGCCTGGCTGTGCGCGGCGCAGCTGACCCGCAACGCCTGGCTGCGCGCCCTGGCCGCCCTGGTCTGGACGCTCGCGCCCACCCTGCTCATCGCGCTCGGCGAGGGCCGCCTGCCGGCCGTGCTCGCGCACCTGCTCCTCCCGTGGCTCGCGCTCGCGGTGCTGCGCGCGCCCCGCTCGTGGTCCGCGTCCGCCGTGGCGGGGATCCTGATGGCCGCCGTCGGCGCGTCCGCCCCCTCGCTCGTCCCCGCCGTGCTCATGCTGTGGCTCGTCGCGACCGTGCGGGCCGGGCGCCGTGCCGGCCGGCTCGCGACGATCCCCGTGCCGCTGGTCGCCCTGGTCGCGCCCCTCGTCGTCTACCGCGTGATGCAGGGGCAGCCGCTCGCCCTCGCCGCCGACCCGGCCGTCCCCGCGGGCTTCACGCCCGCCGACGTGCCCGGCCTCGCGCTCGGCTTCCCGACCTCGGGCCTCGGCGGATGGTCCGCGTTCGTCGAGTCGCTGGGCGCCACACTGCCGGCCGCCGTGCCGCTCGTCGTCGTCGCGGTCCTGGTCGCGCCGCTCGTGCTGGGCGCGATCGCGGCGCTCTTCCTCCGCGGATCGCACCGGGCCGCCCTCGCGCTGGGCGTGACGGTGCTGGGCTTCGCGACCGCGGTGCTCGCGGCGCGGACGGTGGTGCAGTCGACCGGATCCGACGTCGTCGCCGTCTGGCCCGGGTCCGGCCTCAGCCTCCTCTGGCTCGGCCTCGCCGGCGCCCTCGTGCTCGGCTTCGCGACGCTCGGCCGCCGCTCGGTCGTGCCGGGGCTCGTGGCCGCCGTGACCCTGGTCGTGCTCGCCCTCCCGCTCGTCTCGGCCGCGGTCGCCGGATCCACCGCCGTGCGCGCCACCACCGACACCTCGCTGCCCGGCCTCGTCGTCGCGGAGGCCGCCACGGATCCCGCGGTCGGCACGCTCGTGCTCCGCGCCGGGGACGACGGCTCGCTCTCCGCCGACGTGGAGCGCGGCGCCGGACGCACGCTCGAGCAGGTCTCCACGGTCGACTCGACCATCGGGCCGCTGTCCGACACGCAGACGCGCGTCGCCGAGCTCGCGGGCAACGTCTCCTCCCGCTCGGGACTCGACGCGACGGAGGACCTCCAGGGCCTCGGGATCAGCTACGTGCTGCTCGAGACACCGTCGGGCGACGCGGAGACCGTCGTGCACGACCGCGCCCGCGCCGCCCTCGACGACGACCCCGTCTTCACGGCCGTGGGGCAGACCGAGGCCGGGCTGCTCTGGCGCTTCGTGGGCAGCGACGACCTCGTCGCCCAGGTCGCGGGTCCCGGCAACCTCGACGACCCAGGGCGCGCGGGCGTGCTCGCGGCGCAGGCGCTCGTGTTCGCGCTCACGCTGCTCCTCGCGATCCCCACCGGCGGCCTCGCGGCGCGCAGCCGCCCGCTGCCCGCCTACCGCGAGCCCGTCGCCGCGGGGGACGCGCGCCCGGCGGACGCCGTGGAGCCGCGGCCCGCGCACGACGACCGCGGCACCCCGGCCTACCTCGACGAGCCGACGGGACAGGCCGTGGAGGCCGCGCCCTTCGGCGACATCCCGCAGGCGGGTGAGCGCCGCGCCGGGGACGACGGGGAGCGCGACGACGCGGCTCCCGCGCCCGCCGCCGACCGGGACGACGACCGCGCCCGCGGCGCCGACGACGACGACCGCAGGAGGACAGATGGCCACGCGTGA
- a CDS encoding metal-sensitive transcriptional regulator has translation MVGYSEGKDDILKRLRRAEGQVRGIERMVESDTYCIDVLTQVSAVTRAMETVALKLLDDHLAHCLAEAAREGGQVADDKVREASAAIARLVRS, from the coding sequence ATGGTCGGGTACAGCGAGGGCAAGGACGACATCCTCAAGCGGCTGCGGCGCGCGGAGGGCCAGGTGCGCGGGATCGAGCGCATGGTCGAGTCCGACACCTACTGCATCGACGTCCTCACGCAGGTGTCCGCGGTCACGCGCGCCATGGAGACCGTCGCGCTGAAGCTGCTCGACGACCACCTCGCCCACTGCCTCGCGGAGGCCGCGCGCGAGGGCGGCCAGGTCGCGGACGACAAGGTGCGCGAGGCCTCCGCGGCCATCGCGCGGCTCGTCCGCTCCTGA
- a CDS encoding DUF5719 family protein has translation MATRDAVRIATRVTTGIVGVAVLGVVVTGALLLPPAASDASAPSVLVTPVATDQQRVCAGSLLRPPAADAASTTTAVAEGSAATTSGSAVTGSTGAAPDVRTSRLEAPDVQGAASSAPSVLAVAGAVDDAPTDLAGASSEIATESDLAGLAVASCAEATADAWLVGGATTTGRTTFVVLDNPSGVSSTVDLAITGEDGAVSAPGASGISVPAGSRRVLSLAGLAPDLSSPAVHVQSRGGQIVARLEQSTVRGLLAGGVDWIGPAAAPSTELAMTGLRIDSQAAAVAPVEGEEQPAADAGGSAPGAGSDPGTDPDRETAVRIVVPGSEDADVSVSVAPEEGTDGTGTTFTVQADAGRTIDVPVADLPDGRYSVTVQSSVPVTAAVRSVSGAAESGATDFAWVPSAEALTRDALVSVPAGPAPLLHLRNAGGQAATVTARPTDGSDPVSLDVPPGSAASVAVTAGRTYLLEGATGLTATVTLAEPGRSAALPVVPVLPAADPLRVHP, from the coding sequence ATGGCCACGCGTGACGCCGTGCGCATCGCGACGCGCGTGACCACCGGGATCGTCGGCGTCGCCGTGCTGGGGGTCGTCGTGACCGGCGCCCTCCTGCTCCCGCCCGCAGCCAGCGACGCGAGCGCCCCCTCGGTGCTCGTGACCCCCGTCGCGACCGATCAGCAGCGCGTCTGCGCCGGCTCCCTCCTCCGCCCGCCCGCCGCGGACGCCGCCTCGACGACCACCGCGGTCGCCGAGGGGAGCGCCGCCACGACGAGCGGATCCGCCGTGACCGGGTCGACGGGCGCCGCCCCCGACGTCCGCACCTCGCGCCTCGAGGCTCCCGACGTGCAGGGCGCGGCGTCCAGCGCCCCCTCCGTGCTCGCCGTCGCGGGCGCCGTCGACGACGCGCCGACCGACCTCGCGGGCGCGTCCTCCGAGATCGCGACGGAGTCCGACCTCGCGGGGCTCGCCGTCGCGTCGTGCGCCGAGGCGACGGCCGACGCGTGGCTCGTCGGCGGCGCCACGACCACCGGCCGCACCACCTTCGTCGTGCTCGACAACCCGTCCGGCGTCTCCTCCACGGTCGACCTCGCCATCACGGGCGAGGACGGCGCCGTCAGCGCCCCGGGCGCCAGCGGGATCTCCGTCCCGGCCGGCAGCCGCCGCGTGCTCAGCCTCGCGGGCCTCGCCCCCGACCTCTCCTCCCCGGCCGTGCACGTGCAGAGCCGCGGCGGCCAGATCGTCGCGCGTCTCGAGCAGAGCACGGTGCGCGGGCTCCTCGCGGGCGGCGTCGACTGGATCGGCCCCGCCGCGGCCCCGTCCACCGAGCTGGCCATGACCGGGCTCCGCATCGACTCCCAGGCGGCCGCGGTCGCGCCCGTCGAGGGCGAGGAGCAGCCCGCGGCCGACGCGGGCGGATCCGCGCCCGGAGCGGGCTCCGACCCCGGCACCGACCCCGACCGCGAGACGGCCGTGCGGATAGTGGTCCCCGGATCCGAGGACGCCGACGTCAGCGTGAGCGTCGCCCCCGAGGAGGGCACCGACGGCACCGGCACCACCTTCACGGTGCAGGCCGACGCGGGCCGCACCATCGACGTGCCGGTCGCCGACCTCCCCGACGGCCGCTACTCGGTCACGGTGCAGAGCTCGGTCCCGGTCACCGCGGCCGTGCGCAGCGTGTCCGGCGCGGCGGAGAGCGGCGCGACCGACTTCGCGTGGGTCCCGTCCGCGGAGGCGCTCACGCGCGACGCGCTCGTGTCGGTGCCCGCCGGTCCGGCGCCGCTCCTGCACCTGCGGAACGCGGGCGGCCAGGCGGCGACCGTCACGGCGCGGCCGACCGACGGATCGGATCCGGTGTCGCTCGACGTGCCCCCGGGATCCGCGGCCTCCGTCGCCGTCACGGCCGGGCGCACCTACCTGCTCGAGGGCGCCACCGGCCTCACGGCGACCGTCACGCTCGCCGAGCCCGGGCGATCCGCGGCGCTGCCCGTCGTGCCGGTGCTGCCGGCCGCGGACCCGCTGCGCGTCCACCCCTGA
- a CDS encoding metallopeptidase family protein, which produces MPRSRRRGGHVSIRGSWRDRHGRGLRSPVTGPELPVLRTRADVFDQTIASAAEYLRGLWPDELDRVSFEVAALPAENSERDGIDRWSVLADERRVIFYRLPIERLAHLHEDDEYHQRALVEGCVYRAVAELLGKDPWELAPDRYDPH; this is translated from the coding sequence ATGCCACGATCGCGCCGCCGGGGAGGCCACGTCTCCATCCGGGGCTCCTGGCGGGATCGGCACGGCCGCGGCCTCCGCTCCCCCGTCACCGGGCCGGAGCTGCCGGTGCTGCGCACGCGCGCCGACGTCTTCGACCAGACCATCGCGTCCGCCGCCGAGTACCTCCGCGGCCTCTGGCCCGACGAGCTCGACCGCGTCTCGTTCGAGGTCGCCGCGCTCCCCGCCGAGAACAGCGAGCGGGACGGCATCGACCGCTGGAGCGTCCTCGCCGACGAGCGCCGCGTGATCTTCTACCGCCTCCCCATCGAGCGCCTCGCGCACCTGCACGAGGACGACGAGTACCACCAGCGGGCGCTCGTCGAGGGCTGCGTGTACCGCGCGGTCGCCGAGCTGCTCGGCAAGGACCCGTGGGAGCTCGCGCCCGACAGGTACGACCCGCACTGA
- a CDS encoding WhiB family transcriptional regulator: MALPEYHAGVPDDWFVDPVRLGVPGVRGVDDGNPLAWQADSLCAQTDPEAFFPEKGGSTRDAKKICGSCEVRSECLEYALENDERFGIWGGLSERERRKLRKRAV, encoded by the coding sequence ATGGCACTACCTGAGTACCACGCCGGAGTCCCCGACGACTGGTTCGTCGACCCCGTGCGACTCGGGGTCCCGGGCGTCCGCGGCGTCGACGACGGCAACCCGCTCGCGTGGCAGGCCGACTCGCTCTGCGCGCAGACCGACCCGGAGGCGTTCTTCCCCGAGAAGGGCGGCTCCACCCGCGACGCCAAGAAGATCTGCGGATCGTGCGAGGTGCGCAGCGAGTGCCTCGAGTACGCGCTCGAGAACGACGAGCGCTTCGGCATCTGGGGCGGCCTCTCCGAGCGCGAGCGCCGCAAGCTCCGCAAGCGCGCGGTCTGA
- a CDS encoding DUF3499 family protein: protein MTNRPCSRVGCTGGATTTLTYVYADSMAVLGPLSHDSEPHSYDLCDRHAARLSAPQGWQIVRHGVLGEVGFGA, encoded by the coding sequence ATGACGAACAGGCCCTGCTCCCGCGTCGGCTGCACCGGCGGCGCCACGACCACGCTCACCTACGTCTACGCGGACTCCATGGCCGTCCTCGGGCCCCTCAGCCACGACTCCGAGCCGCACAGCTACGACCTGTGCGACCGCCACGCGGCCCGCCTCTCGGCCCCGCAGGGATGGCAGATCGTCCGGCACGGGGTGCTCGGTGAGGTAGGTTTCGGAGCATGA